A single genomic interval of halophilic archaeon DL31 harbors:
- a CDS encoding protein tyrosine phosphatase (KEGG: hwa:HQ3636A arsenate reductase (glutaredoxin); protein-tyrosine-phosphatase~PFAM: Protein-tyrosine phosphatase, low molecular weight~SMART: Protein-tyrosine phosphatase, low molecular weight) translates to MLNRTDSDATRIAFVCVGNAGRSQMAYAFAQRELAERGFQERYELLTGGVDPADQLHEEVVDAMAAVGIDIGDRTPRAFTAAEARTSEYVITMGCAASDACPVDWTGKTIEWGLTGSHGNQLEETVAVQDEIARRVSTLFDELEKAA, encoded by the coding sequence ATGTTGAACCGGACCGATTCAGACGCGACGCGCATCGCGTTCGTCTGTGTCGGGAACGCCGGCCGGTCGCAGATGGCCTACGCGTTCGCCCAGCGAGAGTTGGCCGAACGGGGTTTCCAGGAGCGCTACGAACTGCTGACCGGCGGCGTCGACCCTGCCGACCAGCTTCACGAGGAGGTGGTCGACGCGATGGCGGCCGTCGGCATCGATATCGGCGACAGAACGCCTCGGGCGTTCACAGCGGCAGAGGCGCGAACGAGCGAGTACGTCATCACGATGGGCTGTGCTGCGAGTGACGCCTGTCCCGTCGACTGGACGGGGAAGACTATCGAGTGGGGGCTGACCGGTTCCCACGGAAACCAACTCGAGGAGACCGTGGCAGTCCAGGACGAAATTGCACGGCGAGTATCGACGCTGTTCGACGAACTCGAGAAGGCTGCGTAG
- a CDS encoding hypothetical protein (KEGG: hma:rrnAC1335 hypothetical protein): MTNLDHGKFTRMTTVFHSMLALDVFFLFFTGYAIMFNDELWWMLTLMGGAGAVAALHRAFGVGLLALITFWMLMMVTTDVGRSNFKEIMPTPDDVWAFAQDIQFVLGTADERHPSARQFAGGTADEIPLLSYIGKGVVFIFAAELTMLSVSGLLIWSKTGLMGLFATKTAAMAFVVFHGLLGVIMLMGVMFHIFEHGFHPAFFPVETKAFIPRSMIPESHEGDADSTGIERLSLSPSWASATNLAGAATVIGIVSVLLASMYDTGYPVPGELLLGGGPTNLLLTVGVNIGMLVLFFGMVLSLYGNLVRVRWERQMREEIEDDGDHTQTAD; the protein is encoded by the coding sequence ATGACGAACTTAGACCACGGGAAGTTCACGCGGATGACCACGGTGTTCCACTCGATGCTGGCGTTGGACGTGTTCTTCCTGTTCTTCACGGGCTATGCCATCATGTTCAACGACGAACTGTGGTGGATGCTCACCCTGATGGGCGGAGCGGGTGCCGTCGCGGCGCTCCACCGCGCGTTCGGCGTTGGGCTGCTCGCGCTCATCACCTTCTGGATGCTGATGATGGTGACGACGGACGTGGGCCGCTCGAACTTCAAGGAGATCATGCCGACGCCTGATGACGTGTGGGCGTTCGCTCAGGACATCCAGTTCGTGCTGGGCACCGCCGACGAGCGCCACCCCAGCGCCCGGCAGTTCGCCGGGGGGACGGCCGACGAGATTCCACTCCTGAGTTACATCGGCAAGGGCGTAGTGTTCATCTTCGCGGCCGAGCTGACGATGCTTTCGGTCTCGGGGCTGCTCATCTGGTCGAAGACCGGCCTGATGGGGTTGTTCGCGACGAAGACGGCGGCGATGGCGTTCGTCGTGTTCCACGGGCTGCTCGGGGTCATTATGCTCATGGGTGTGATGTTCCACATCTTCGAGCACGGTTTCCACCCCGCGTTCTTCCCGGTTGAGACGAAGGCGTTCATCCCCCGGTCGATGATTCCGGAGTCCCACGAGGGCGACGCCGACAGCACCGGCATCGAGCGGCTCTCGCTCTCGCCCAGCTGGGCGAGCGCGACGAACCTCGCAGGCGCGGCGACGGTGATCGGCATCGTCAGCGTGCTGCTCGCGAGTATGTACGACACCGGCTACCCGGTTCCGGGCGAGCTGCTGCTCGGCGGCGGACCGACCAACCTGCTGCTGACCGTCGGCGTCAATATCGGGATGCTCGTGCTGTTCTTTGGCATGGTGCTCTCGCTGTACGGCAATCTCGTGCGCGTCCGCTGGGAGCGCCAGATGCGCGAAGAGATCGAAGACGACGGCGACCACACACAGACTGCCGACTGA
- a CDS encoding hypothetical protein (KEGG: htu:Htur_2362 hypothetical protein), with protein MRMELRVCKHCYEGEHGNPEKTAVTRDMVNCAERVREYKDLIGMDTLYITRVKEGEPGGSEALPAIVASIENGQIQLSDTQLVMEDDSGNMLVYPDPEDILEVLTRNIDQIQQHAREDVTVELSAESAELVS; from the coding sequence ATGCGGATGGAACTGCGGGTGTGCAAACACTGCTACGAGGGTGAGCACGGCAACCCCGAGAAGACGGCGGTGACCCGCGATATGGTGAACTGTGCAGAACGCGTTCGTGAGTACAAAGACCTCATCGGGATGGATACTCTCTACATCACCCGTGTCAAGGAGGGCGAACCCGGTGGCTCTGAAGCGCTGCCGGCTATCGTCGCCTCCATCGAGAACGGCCAAATTCAGCTCTCGGACACGCAGTTAGTGATGGAGGACGACAGCGGCAACATGCTGGTCTACCCCGACCCCGAGGATATCCTCGAGGTACTGACCCGGAACATCGACCAGATTCAGCAACACGCTCGCGAGGACGTGACGGTCGAACTCTCCGCTGAGAGCGCGGAACTCGTCTCGTAA
- a CDS encoding beta-lactamase (PFAM: Beta-lactamase-related~KEGG: hbo:Hbor_39880 penicillin-binding protein, beta-lactamase class C) translates to MALDSGAFTPETTRAVEQYVAEWMSENGVPGASVALVDGDELAYAEGFGARDLDDDLPATPDTLYGIGSCTKSVVATAVMQCVERTDLALSDPIAEYLPHLAAVPGDPITVESLLNHTSGMPSDGNLSVLVTRLTDIGDANTPLTSEDDFRRHVEGSVDERYTEQEQFFYYNTGFALLGELVAELTGVDFERYVHRHVFGPLGMERSCFSQSRFEAADDRMSAYYEEAGEDGDSTWQEGDLGFAETMYAPGGLASSVVESSRFLRMLMADGAFDGERVLDPGAVDAMTTPTATRYETVDGVEREYGYGLSSQAFLGDRLVGHGGMMGTTTAYIGYLEAADMGVVVACNTAPAQHPTVAGHALLAILQGEEPEAAVPQLALERKADRLVGEYESYRGIQRATVERTGTSLAVEVDGRLGDRSFTLFPESSESDDLTYYTISDDGRIPVEFLETGDGVDMLLQRWRLHRQHE, encoded by the coding sequence ATGGCTCTCGACAGCGGGGCGTTCACCCCCGAGACGACACGGGCGGTCGAACAGTACGTGGCCGAGTGGATGAGCGAGAACGGCGTGCCGGGAGCAAGCGTCGCGCTCGTGGACGGCGACGAACTCGCCTACGCCGAGGGGTTCGGCGCGCGCGACCTTGACGACGACCTGCCGGCGACGCCGGACACCCTCTATGGAATCGGCTCGTGCACCAAATCCGTCGTGGCGACAGCGGTGATGCAGTGTGTCGAGCGGACCGACCTCGCGCTCTCAGACCCCATCGCGGAGTATCTTCCCCACCTCGCGGCGGTCCCGGGCGACCCCATCACCGTCGAATCGCTACTGAACCATACCTCCGGAATGCCCAGCGACGGCAACCTCTCGGTGCTCGTCACCCGGCTCACGGATATCGGCGACGCGAACACGCCGCTGACCAGCGAGGATGATTTCCGCCGCCACGTCGAGGGCAGCGTCGACGAGCGCTACACCGAACAGGAGCAGTTCTTCTACTACAACACCGGCTTCGCGCTGCTCGGCGAACTGGTTGCCGAGCTGACCGGTGTCGATTTCGAGCGATACGTTCACAGACACGTCTTCGGCCCGCTGGGAATGGAGCGCTCCTGTTTCAGCCAGTCGCGATTTGAGGCCGCTGACGACCGCATGAGCGCCTACTACGAGGAGGCCGGCGAGGACGGCGATTCAACCTGGCAAGAGGGCGACCTCGGCTTCGCGGAGACGATGTATGCTCCTGGTGGCCTCGCAAGTTCCGTCGTCGAGAGCTCCCGCTTTCTCCGGATGCTGATGGCCGACGGCGCGTTCGACGGCGAGCGTGTCCTCGACCCGGGGGCCGTCGACGCCATGACGACGCCGACAGCGACACGGTACGAAACCGTCGACGGCGTCGAACGAGAGTACGGCTACGGCCTCTCGAGTCAGGCGTTCCTCGGTGACCGACTCGTCGGCCACGGCGGCATGATGGGCACGACAACCGCCTACATCGGCTATCTTGAGGCGGCCGATATGGGCGTCGTCGTCGCCTGCAACACCGCTCCTGCCCAGCACCCGACGGTCGCTGGGCACGCCCTCCTCGCGATTCTGCAGGGCGAGGAGCCCGAAGCTGCCGTCCCGCAGTTGGCGCTGGAGCGGAAAGCAGACCGGCTGGTCGGGGAGTATGAGTCCTACCGTGGGATTCAGCGGGCGACCGTCGAGCGAACAGGGACGAGCCTCGCCGTCGAGGTCGATGGGCGGTTGGGGGATCGTTCGTTCACGCTCTTCCCGGAATCGAGCGAGTCGGACGACCTGACCTACTACACCATCTCGGATGACGGCCGGATTCCGGTCGAGTTCCTCGAGACAGGGGATGGGGTCGACATGCTGCTTCAGCGCTGGCGGCTCCACCGCCAGCACGAGTAG
- a CDS encoding molybdenum cofactor cytidylyltransferase / molybdopterin molybdochelatase (KEGG: htu:Htur_3932 molybdenum cofactor cytidylyltransferase / molybdopterin molybdochelatase), translated as MEDTLHDGTVVGVLLAAGLGTRFAGGNKLLAHPAAEERSQPIVRLSAERLVEAPVDRAVVVLGNEAEQVADALTPVDIETVYNPEYEAGQATSVAHGVDWARDQGADAALFALGDMPWVSPATYQAIVDRWRETGAGIVVPEYDGQRGNPVLFGAIHFDGLAAVTGDTGGRELMAREPVERVAVDDPGISRDVDHRDDLQA; from the coding sequence ATGGAGGACACACTCCACGATGGCACCGTGGTCGGCGTGCTCCTCGCGGCGGGGCTGGGCACGCGGTTCGCGGGGGGAAACAAACTGCTCGCCCACCCAGCGGCGGAAGAGAGGAGCCAGCCAATAGTGCGACTGTCTGCGGAACGACTCGTCGAGGCTCCGGTCGACCGCGCCGTCGTCGTTCTGGGGAACGAAGCCGAGCAGGTCGCAGATGCGCTCACACCCGTCGATATCGAAACGGTCTACAACCCTGAGTACGAGGCAGGGCAGGCAACCTCCGTCGCCCACGGCGTGGACTGGGCCCGCGACCAAGGTGCCGACGCGGCGCTGTTCGCACTCGGAGATATGCCGTGGGTATCGCCCGCGACGTACCAGGCAATCGTCGACCGCTGGCGGGAGACCGGTGCGGGAATCGTCGTCCCGGAGTACGACGGTCAACGGGGGAACCCAGTACTGTTCGGCGCAATCCACTTCGATGGGCTGGCTGCGGTTACCGGTGACACTGGTGGTCGGGAACTCATGGCTCGCGAACCGGTCGAGCGGGTCGCCGTCGACGACCCGGGGATTTCCCGCGATGTCGACCATCGGGACGACCTTCAAGCCTGA
- a CDS encoding UvrD/REP helicase (PFAM: DNA helicase, UvrD/REP type~KEGG: hmu:Hmuk_3309 ATP-dependent exoDNAse (exonuclease V) beta subunit-like protein (contains helicase and exonuclease domains)) → MTEKSSDAVGYCRLEDAQADIRDAFFATDAGLFVLDCGPGAGKSVTADSIAAEDLARKRSAGVENPEETLCLTSFSRDDAASILPGVEEALGRLAADPEAPVTLSEESASELGAALRGSDRVGTVDSVLGTVFEAVADEVGFDGTPTVGDGSDLAGVHGDAVELVRNDDSLVNAFDRLDGAYPEGRYDEDVGDLLATARNACRERCFDVETLHERLLGVLEGAYPDGPPESLEDVLEDVERFFGPDERNAVEERLAVDPDGERDAVATADARCHDEWAAAIERFCTVLSVYLDAYDEACRARGVVAHVDVAHWVATFFEAEHYAGPFRERLQERYTDRLSTVVVDEAQDVSHAQHDALAPLVDAETRVLLVGDRNQSVYAWRNAQPALFAAAFEDGEYFGIEWDTHESNRATRSYRFRPGVAAAIDTVFESVFTDPTRGGDAKEYQPLRTVRDGTVEPNLHLAAFDGRGEPGKKRWVDPSEGVGEAAALADCIATGLRDGRFGEDPGVTVLFQRRTHMASYIDAFADTGLTVRDTSRVLFDHPLVGAVCAVVEWLLDPTDKSATLTLTNDDDLPLNTLIDRLMRADWSIHRVAESGSLSGALGRFTDGLATLADRRPTHLASAGADVVSDVIETLSLAADPFDQSSAATDDTAVLDRLVATVADWEGEERYSLPQLAAALGHARRNPKSGPSLPTVGDGDVTFRTIHGAKGDEDDVVAVADLGDRLGRLGPQLDRFIAHGQHVALSPPANLGTGENYPELAGTVLAGGPYDPDAKPGDDSSGLRWASQRWVPEEKRIAGPPPLSAAVTTSRAERWRLLYVALSRARDHLVLPLPTEREESTPRDRWVDTLRDAYEFHAGRSGSYTVATPEPHEPLTVSVHSPTSPVTADMESPPGTPDTGESSSLPPTLTTGWTPRFVSPSTLYPLSTAPAKHVLAHLSGRALHSDHEGVDDSLPLTFETMGPDVVGDVAHDTFAIALRDEVDTEMLRASGGPLPAAIDRAIARHASGVAPDEREQLRRYLESSLLPAFAETSLWDRLQATDRRYVEEPLDGVVRVGDPGLAVEIGGQADIVSVDDAGEWHVDDLKVTLTPLDESLRGRYELQAAAYAWALSRQPEVKTVTTTVTTVGTERTSWTVDAGDATFKRALNRLYNLNWE, encoded by the coding sequence ATGACTGAAAAATCGTCGGACGCCGTGGGCTACTGCCGGCTCGAAGATGCCCAGGCCGACATTCGCGACGCCTTCTTCGCCACCGACGCCGGCCTGTTCGTCCTCGACTGTGGCCCCGGCGCGGGCAAATCCGTCACTGCCGACAGCATCGCTGCCGAGGACCTGGCCCGCAAGCGCTCGGCGGGTGTCGAGAATCCCGAGGAGACGCTCTGTCTCACCTCGTTCTCGCGTGACGACGCCGCGAGTATCCTCCCGGGCGTGGAGGAGGCTCTTGGTAGGCTCGCAGCCGACCCAGAAGCGCCGGTCACCCTCAGCGAAGAATCTGCATCAGAACTCGGCGCAGCACTCCGCGGGAGTGACCGAGTCGGAACGGTCGATAGCGTCCTCGGAACCGTCTTCGAGGCGGTAGCTGACGAAGTCGGGTTCGATGGGACGCCAACTGTCGGCGACGGCTCGGACCTCGCGGGGGTCCACGGCGACGCCGTTGAACTGGTTCGGAACGACGACAGCCTCGTCAACGCGTTCGACCGGCTCGACGGCGCCTACCCGGAGGGTCGGTACGACGAGGATGTTGGTGATCTCCTTGCGACCGCTCGGAACGCCTGTCGCGAACGCTGTTTCGACGTCGAGACACTACACGAACGTCTCTTGGGTGTTCTCGAGGGTGCGTATCCGGACGGCCCACCGGAGTCGCTGGAAGACGTGCTCGAGGACGTCGAGCGGTTCTTTGGACCCGACGAACGAAACGCCGTCGAGGAACGGCTGGCTGTCGACCCCGACGGGGAGCGTGACGCGGTGGCAACTGCGGATGCGCGCTGTCACGATGAATGGGCGGCGGCCATCGAAAGGTTCTGTACGGTGCTCTCGGTGTACCTCGACGCGTACGACGAGGCCTGCCGAGCCCGCGGGGTCGTCGCCCACGTCGACGTGGCTCACTGGGTTGCCACCTTCTTCGAAGCCGAGCACTACGCGGGGCCGTTCCGCGAGCGCCTTCAGGAGCGCTATACTGACCGGCTCTCCACGGTTGTTGTCGACGAGGCCCAGGACGTTTCCCACGCCCAGCACGACGCACTCGCGCCCTTGGTCGACGCTGAGACGCGCGTTCTCCTCGTCGGTGACCGAAACCAGAGCGTCTACGCCTGGCGCAACGCCCAACCCGCGCTGTTCGCAGCTGCCTTCGAGGATGGGGAGTATTTCGGCATCGAGTGGGACACCCACGAGTCCAACCGGGCGACGCGGAGCTACCGGTTCCGCCCTGGTGTCGCCGCAGCAATCGACACGGTGTTCGAATCGGTGTTCACCGACCCGACCCGTGGCGGCGACGCGAAGGAGTACCAGCCACTCAGAACCGTTCGAGATGGGACAGTGGAGCCGAACCTCCACCTCGCAGCCTTCGATGGTCGAGGAGAACCTGGCAAGAAACGGTGGGTCGACCCCTCAGAAGGGGTGGGTGAGGCGGCAGCGCTGGCCGACTGCATCGCTACCGGCCTGCGTGACGGTCGTTTCGGCGAGGATCCAGGGGTAACGGTGTTGTTCCAGCGACGGACCCACATGGCCAGCTACATCGACGCGTTCGCCGACACTGGGCTGACAGTCCGGGACACCAGCCGGGTGCTGTTCGACCATCCACTGGTCGGTGCCGTCTGTGCGGTGGTGGAGTGGCTGCTTGACCCCACTGACAAATCGGCGACGCTCACGCTGACCAACGACGACGATCTCCCGCTCAACACACTCATCGACCGGCTGATGCGCGCGGACTGGTCGATTCACCGGGTGGCCGAGAGCGGGAGCCTCTCCGGTGCCCTCGGCAGGTTTACGGACGGACTCGCCACGTTGGCTGACCGCCGGCCCACCCACCTTGCCAGCGCCGGCGCAGACGTTGTGAGCGACGTGATTGAGACGCTCTCGCTGGCTGCGGATCCGTTCGACCAGAGTTCGGCTGCCACCGACGACACCGCCGTGCTGGACCGCCTCGTTGCCACCGTCGCCGACTGGGAGGGTGAGGAGCGCTACTCGCTGCCCCAACTCGCAGCAGCGCTGGGTCACGCCCGGCGGAATCCGAAGAGCGGCCCGAGTCTCCCCACTGTCGGGGACGGTGACGTAACCTTCCGGACGATTCACGGCGCGAAAGGCGACGAGGACGACGTGGTCGCTGTTGCCGATTTGGGTGACCGCCTCGGCCGCCTCGGCCCGCAACTGGACAGATTTATCGCCCACGGTCAGCACGTGGCGTTATCGCCACCTGCAAATCTGGGAACGGGTGAGAACTACCCCGAACTGGCAGGGACCGTTCTCGCCGGGGGTCCATACGACCCCGACGCCAAACCAGGCGACGACAGTTCCGGGCTTCGGTGGGCGAGCCAGCGGTGGGTTCCGGAGGAGAAACGGATCGCTGGCCCGCCGCCGCTGAGTGCGGCCGTCACAACGAGTCGGGCCGAGCGATGGCGCCTGCTCTACGTCGCGCTTTCGCGGGCCCGCGACCACCTCGTCCTCCCGCTCCCGACTGAGCGTGAGGAGTCGACCCCGCGGGACCGCTGGGTGGACACGCTCCGCGATGCCTACGAGTTCCACGCGGGCCGCTCTGGTAGCTACACGGTGGCCACTCCCGAGCCCCATGAGCCACTGACTGTGTCTGTTCACAGTCCCACGTCGCCAGTGACTGCTGACATGGAATCGCCTCCGGGGACGCCAGATACAGGGGAATCATCCAGCCTGCCACCTACTCTGACCACTGGCTGGACGCCGCGGTTCGTCAGCCCGAGCACGCTCTACCCACTCTCAACGGCGCCTGCAAAGCACGTGCTCGCGCATCTGAGTGGCCGAGCCCTCCACAGTGACCACGAGGGTGTCGACGACTCGCTTCCGCTGACGTTTGAGACGATGGGTCCCGATGTGGTCGGCGATGTCGCACACGACACCTTCGCCATCGCACTCCGGGACGAGGTCGATACCGAAATGCTTCGCGCGAGCGGCGGGCCGCTTCCAGCCGCAATCGACCGCGCGATCGCCCGGCACGCGAGCGGTGTTGCGCCTGACGAGCGCGAGCAACTGCGGCGATATCTCGAGTCGTCGTTGCTCCCAGCGTTTGCGGAGACGTCCCTCTGGGACCGGCTTCAGGCAACCGACCGGCGCTACGTCGAGGAGCCGTTAGACGGCGTGGTGCGCGTGGGTGACCCCGGACTCGCGGTCGAAATCGGCGGCCAAGCGGATATCGTCTCCGTCGATGACGCTGGGGAGTGGCACGTCGACGACCTCAAAGTGACACTCACTCCACTCGACGAATCGCTCCGCGGGCGCTACGAGCTTCAGGCTGCAGCGTACGCGTGGGCGCTCAGCCGCCAGCCCGAGGTAAAGACGGTCACCACGACGGTGACCACGGTCGGCACAGAGAGGACCTCGTGGACGGTCGATGCAGGAGATGCGACGTTCAAACGCGCACTCAATCGACTTTACAATCTGAACTGGGAGTAG
- a CDS encoding protein of unknown function DUF45 (KEGG: hut:Huta_0100 protein of unknown function DUF45~manually curated~PFAM: Protein of unknown function DUF45) has product MKRSVGQSKRLFVDCRHSRFIDSSSSEQRTHRTTLDGTSVDYVVRRSNRATRPRIDVRLAGVRVVLPSGSPMDHEALLERNADWTLRKLDARASTLERVPERRFEPGSTLPYLGTERTIRIEQRSKSAVCAESFRLASWEVERTSVKNVLESLFRRKARTFVEEQIDSYGDCMGVNPSGIRIANQRTKWGSCSSNGTVSFNWRLMLAPPEIPEYVVVHELAHLRELNHSDRFWEIVAEHDPDWQAHAEWLEENGVTLVFDRSDL; this is encoded by the coding sequence ATCAAGCGGTCAGTCGGCCAATCCAAGAGGCTATTTGTAGACTGCCGACATAGCCGATTTATCGACAGCAGTTCATCCGAGCAACGGACCCACCGGACGACGCTTGACGGCACCAGCGTCGACTACGTCGTTCGACGGAGTAACCGAGCCACCCGGCCCCGCATCGACGTGCGGTTGGCCGGCGTTCGGGTCGTACTCCCGAGTGGGTCGCCGATGGACCACGAGGCGCTCCTCGAACGCAACGCCGACTGGACGCTTCGCAAACTCGACGCGCGTGCGTCAACACTCGAACGAGTGCCAGAGCGGCGCTTCGAGCCGGGCTCGACCCTGCCGTATCTCGGTACAGAACGGACTATCCGGATCGAGCAACGCTCGAAATCAGCGGTTTGTGCGGAATCGTTCCGGCTCGCGAGCTGGGAGGTCGAGCGCACTTCGGTCAAGAATGTGCTGGAGTCGCTGTTTCGACGGAAAGCGCGGACATTTGTCGAGGAGCAGATCGACAGCTACGGCGATTGCATGGGTGTGAACCCCAGCGGCATCCGCATCGCAAATCAACGAACCAAGTGGGGGAGCTGTTCGAGCAACGGGACGGTGAGCTTCAACTGGCGGCTCATGCTGGCGCCGCCAGAAATCCCGGAGTACGTCGTCGTCCACGAACTCGCACACCTGCGGGAGCTGAACCACAGCGACCGCTTCTGGGAAATCGTCGCCGAGCACGACCCCGACTGGCAGGCCCACGCCGAATGGCTCGAGGAAAATGGTGTGACGCTCGTTTTCGATCGTTCCGACCTGTAA
- a CDS encoding hypothetical protein (KEGG: hmu:Hmuk_3308 hypothetical protein), with amino-acid sequence MVSAQPRDTCQSAPRVESSSDPISLSTDHVLDRPMSEQRGSFHAIVDDAEQVLDRAVRSTEPVELVVTPERLHRRNLKRRLAEQGSPRSSYRLTDSQRIAERLLRTADRQPETIDRIDRLKHAEALLGEETDANDRLRAVFGSDLRAHAETIEAAHRRVTSITAWAPARIEALETTAAGLPDVAAADTGDIVTGVRSLEQELAKCVDGTHSRGALLSDAASLVAEDPTVWRESFPTIERLSLAGVSAVDAPLLDLLAAATSAGVDVRLYLRPGTGPAIAERLADRVPDCDALSGVAGGEFSPPSVPTSELVADTPEAEARLAAGVVAGLLRKGVSPSDVLVVARDAESYERAIERAAGRHGVSLAVWAQLPVERTLPYRLFDACCTLLGTAEPSLSTLLAPLEFQWVPPASESEVWPLTTEQVAAVRSELAENSALEQPVSAWLAKLDDDSFAPLRTYLEWVTAQPETPEPVALHGTFEPVFDAYRELVLPTVFAADDPDLGRTAQHARAIVRIEELLVDTRAKYDEWLDAGDLPRSWLAVAELAERVVATRPGRREHANAAAVDVVDATDAWLRQVPHVVAVGLVDGVWPRRPESVFPSAFRRAVVKGDSAAARRLAVPGRWTASRETDHLASAVDAATEQLICSRYRRDREGTEQERSQLLSTLSPQPLPASTAESLRAGTLPDSLAPANGGGSQ; translated from the coding sequence ATGGTGTCCGCCCAGCCGCGGGATACTTGTCAGTCCGCCCCCAGAGTAGAGTCATCTTCCGACCCGATCAGCCTCTCCACCGACCACGTCCTCGACCGGCCCATGTCTGAGCAACGAGGCTCGTTCCACGCAATCGTCGACGACGCCGAGCAGGTACTCGACAGGGCTGTTCGTTCGACTGAGCCCGTCGAACTCGTCGTCACCCCCGAACGACTCCACCGCCGGAATCTGAAACGACGCTTGGCCGAGCAAGGGAGTCCGCGGAGCAGCTACCGGCTCACAGACAGCCAGCGTATCGCCGAGCGACTCCTCCGGACCGCCGACCGCCAGCCCGAAACCATCGACCGCATCGACCGCCTCAAACACGCCGAGGCGTTGTTGGGAGAGGAGACCGACGCCAACGACCGCCTGCGCGCCGTGTTCGGTAGCGACCTTCGGGCACACGCCGAGACCATCGAAGCCGCTCACCGCCGAGTCACCAGCATAACTGCCTGGGCGCCCGCTCGAATCGAGGCGCTCGAAACGACCGCGGCGGGGTTGCCAGATGTGGCCGCTGCAGATACGGGCGATATCGTGACGGGAGTCCGTTCGCTGGAGCAGGAACTGGCCAAATGCGTCGACGGGACTCACTCCAGAGGCGCACTGCTGTCGGATGCGGCCTCGTTGGTCGCCGAGGACCCGACTGTCTGGCGGGAATCATTCCCGACCATCGAACGGCTCTCGCTCGCCGGCGTCAGTGCGGTCGACGCACCCTTGCTTGACCTGCTTGCCGCCGCCACGAGTGCGGGTGTGGATGTGCGGCTCTATCTGCGACCAGGAACTGGTCCGGCCATCGCCGAGCGGCTCGCCGACAGAGTTCCAGACTGTGACGCACTCAGCGGTGTCGCGGGCGGCGAGTTCAGCCCGCCGTCGGTCCCCACGAGCGAACTGGTCGCTGACACGCCCGAGGCAGAAGCACGGCTCGCGGCCGGCGTGGTGGCGGGGCTGCTCAGGAAGGGCGTTTCGCCGAGCGACGTGTTGGTCGTCGCACGGGACGCAGAGTCTTACGAGCGCGCGATCGAACGTGCCGCCGGTCGCCACGGCGTCTCGCTCGCGGTCTGGGCCCAGTTGCCGGTCGAACGGACGCTCCCCTATCGGCTGTTTGATGCCTGCTGTACGCTACTCGGGACTGCCGAGCCCTCCCTCTCGACGCTGCTCGCGCCGTTGGAGTTCCAGTGGGTTCCCCCTGCCTCCGAGAGTGAGGTGTGGCCACTCACCACCGAACAAGTCGCGGCGGTCCGCTCGGAGCTTGCCGAGAATTCGGCCCTGGAGCAGCCGGTTTCAGCGTGGCTGGCCAAGCTTGACGACGACTCGTTCGCCCCGCTCCGGACGTATCTCGAGTGGGTGACTGCCCAGCCCGAAACCCCGGAGCCGGTTGCGCTCCACGGGACGTTCGAGCCCGTGTTCGATGCCTACCGGGAGCTGGTTCTCCCGACCGTGTTCGCTGCCGACGACCCCGACCTCGGGCGCACGGCTCAGCACGCCCGAGCAATCGTCCGAATCGAGGAGCTACTCGTCGACACTCGTGCGAAGTACGACGAGTGGCTTGACGCCGGTGACCTCCCACGGTCGTGGCTTGCGGTCGCCGAACTCGCCGAGCGGGTGGTCGCGACCCGCCCTGGCCGCCGGGAGCACGCCAATGCAGCCGCCGTCGACGTCGTCGACGCGACGGACGCGTGGCTCAGGCAGGTCCCCCACGTCGTCGCCGTGGGGCTGGTCGACGGTGTCTGGCCCCGCCGGCCCGAGAGCGTTTTCCCGAGCGCATTCCGCCGGGCCGTCGTCAAGGGTGACAGCGCCGCCGCTCGTCGCCTCGCGGTCCCCGGTCGGTGGACCGCCAGCCGCGAAACCGACCACCTCGCGAGCGCGGTCGACGCAGCGACCGAACAGCTAATCTGTAGTCGCTATCGCAGAGACCGCGAAGGAACCGAGCAGGAGCGCTCCCAGCTACTCTCAACGCTCTCGCCCCAGCCCCTCCCAGCGTCGACAGCGGAGTCGCTCCGGGCGGGTACGCTCCCCGATTCACTCGCCCCCGCAAACGGGGGTGGCTCGCAATGA